The genomic region TCCTGATGGAAAGGTACGCATACCCGAGGTGTACCTTCGGATGGATAAGCTGGAACAGGAAGAGATGGCGGCGACCGTCTTCTCTTATCTCATAAGGGGGCTGTCGAGCGGCCAGAGAGGCGCCATGAAGTCGGAGCTCATGAAGAAGCTGGAGCCAATCAGGGAACTATACGGATTGTCGGACGAGGTTTATCCCCTTTATATAGACCAGTGCATCGCCCATAAAAAGTTCCTGAAGGTGCAGGACGCCATCGAGGCGTTCGGCAACGCCATCGCCAGGGGCGAGGTGTCCCCAAGGGACGAGAGGATAATGATGCAGTGGGTCCTGAATGTCCAGAACCAGGTGAGGACCTACGGGAACATCAAGACAAAGCGTAGGCGAGCATAAACCAGAAAACTATTAATATCGCCCGCCCAACTATTTTTATCATAAGAGGCACACATGAGAGTTTTCGGCATCAGCGGAAGCCCCCGCCTGGGGGGCACACACTACGCGGTCAACTACGCCCTGGACTACTTGAAGGATAAGGGCTGCGAGACGAGGTACTTCTCGGCAAGGGGGAAGGATATAAGGTTTTGCATACACTGCGACTATTGCATGAAGGAGAAAAAGGGCTGCATCCAGAAGGACGGCCTGGCGGAGTTTTACGAGGGCATGCAGTGGGCGGACGGGGTCGTCATGGGCACGCCGTGCTACCAGGGCACGCTGTCAGGCCAGCTCAAGGCGATGATGGACAGGTGTCGCGCCCTCGTGGCAAAGGACCCCCACGTTTTCAAGGGCAAGGTGGGAATGGGCCTCGCCGTTGGCGGGGACAGAAACGGGGGCCAGGAGATAGCGATTACCCTGATTAATAATTTTTTCGTCATTAATGAGATGATACCCGTGAGTGGTGGCGCCTTCGGCGCAAACCTCGGCGCATCACTGTGGTCGAAGGATAAGGGGGCCGAGGGCGTGGCGGCAGACGAGGAGGGGCTGCGCTCGCTCAGGATGACGCTTAAGCGTTTCTACGGCGTGCTCGAGGAGAGGAGGATGGCATGACGATACGGATAGCGTGGGGCATCACCGGGTGCGGGGACAAGATAGAGGCCATCGTCAACCTCATGATCGAGCTTAAGAAGAAGTATGGCCTCAAGGTGGACGTCTACACCTCTAAGAACGCGAGGCTGGTGCTAAAGTGGTACAAGCTCTGGGACCTTATAAAGGACGAGTTTTATGACATAAGGGCCGAGGTGGACGCTAACTCCCCTTTCCTGGTGGGTAAGCTCCAGACTGGCCACTACGACATGCTTCTCGTGGCCCCGGCCACCGCGAACACCACTGCCAAGATAGCGCACGGCATAGCCGATACCCTTCTGTCCAGCGCCGTGGCCCAGGCCGCCAAGGCCCGCGTCCCCGTCTACATCTTCCCTCCTGATAACAAGCCCGGTGAGCTCGAGACCATACTCCCCGGCGGAAGGACGCTTACAATATATATAAGAGAGGTCGACGTGGAGAACGTGGAGAAGATACGAAAGATGGAGAGCATAACCGTGCTAGACAGCGTAGAGGGCATCAGGAAGGCTATAGAGGATTTCGTGAATAAAAAACAATAATTTATATTTTTATATGCCAATCATATCATGATGTTCGAGAATATCCTGTACGCTACCGATTTCTCGGAGTCGCCCTTCATGCTCCCCTGCGTGGGCGTCGTAGGGAAGACCAGGAAGATTCACCTTTTACACGTTGTGGGCGAGGGCGCGCGAGGCGACCCCGCGCAATTTGAGCATCAGATGCAGGAGGCAAAAAGCTTTCTGGAGGAATCGCTGGCAGGGCGCGGCAGGGGGATGGAGGTCGATATCCATATTATGCCCGGAGTGCCGGCCCATGAGATATGCGGCGTGGCAAGGAGGCTGAACGTGTCCCTTATCGCCGTAAGCTATCATAGGCCGGGGGGAGGCGGGGATGGCGCTACGATGGACCTGATAAGGAACTGCGACAGGAGCATGCTCGTGATGACTCCAGTGTCCTCGAATATGGTGGATAAGGGCTCCGACGCAATTGACGAGTACTGCGTTAACCTTTTTCGCAGCGTACTGTGCCCCATAGTGGGGGACCCATCGCTGAAGCTGGAGGCGATTCGCTCCCTTAAGGAGGAGGCGAGGCTGGGCAGGATAGCCTTTTTATGCTTCTCTGAGGACGTTAGCCCGATGGAATTGATGGGAGAGATGAAGGGCGTGGGCCTCGATAGCATGGCGATAAAGGCAGAAAAATCGCCTTTGAAGGAGATAATGGGGGCGGCTGAAAAGGTCGAGGCCTCGATTATCATGGTGGATGCCAGGACAGAGATGGGGCTTGCTTTGAGCCTGGCTGGAAGGTCGGAGGTTCCGATGCTGATACTTAAATAGGCCCGACCATCACGTATATCTATTTTTAGGGCGGATAAAGGGTGGGGTTTTCATTTGATTAAGGCGGTCGTGGCGGACATCGACGGCACGCTGACAGACATGCAGAGGCGCATCAGCGTCGAGGCGATAGTGGCGATCCGTAAGCTTCCCATACCCGTGGTGCTCGCATCCGGAAACGTTATCTGCTTCATGAGGGCGGCGAGCAAGCTCATAGGGGCTAGCGAGGCGATGATAGGCGAGAACGGCGGCGTCGTCCAGGTTGGCTATGACTCCCCGCCGGTTGTTTTTGCCGATATCGAGGAGTGCAGGCGTGCCGCCGCCCTCCTCCAGCGGCGCTTTCCGGGCCTTGAGCAGCTTGATGCCAGGTACAGGCTTTCGGAGTTGGCCTTCAGGCGAACTGTCGACGCGAATGAGCTAAGGGCGGCCCTTGATATGGAGTACCCCTCCCTCGAGGTGGTGGACACACAGTTCGCCCTGCATTTGAAGCATAAGAGCGTGAATAAGGGTACGGGCCTTGTGAACGTTGCCTCGATGATGGGCTTTAAGCCGGAGGAGTTCGCGGCCCTTGGCGACTCTGCCAATGACCTTCCAATGTTTGAGGCTGCGGGCCTTGGCCTTGCCGTGGGTAACGCTGTGCCGGAGCTAAAAGATGTCGCCGACTATGTTGCCGTGAAGCCTTATGGCGAGGGCGCTGCCGAGGCGCTCCGCTGGCTTGCCCGGCAGCTATGACTTTATATGTTTGGCGGATTTTTGTCGTGTTTGTTTTTGTGGGCGTAAGTTTTTTATCTTATGAATGCTACTTATTTTCATATATTTGTAATTTAGTGGTTTGTCATGTCAGGTTTTAGGAGGAAACGTGCTGAAGACGCTGTTTCGGAGCTGCAGGACACTTTGGTCCTGCTAGCAATACTAATCATGGCTGTCCTTTTAATAAAAAACCTTGTCGGGGATAACCTTATCCTGAGCCTGCTGGATTTTGGCAAGTTCAAGGTGTGGGGCGCCGATAACGAGGTTTCTTACCCCTCGGATGCGCCCCTCGTGACGATTATAAACCCACCTGACGGCAGCCGGTTCTACGCGGACCATTATACGAGTGTTTCGGGTAGCGTGCAAACCATCCCCAACCGGCATGCCAGCCAGGTGTACTACCGGCTTAATGGGGGCCCGTGGGTCCGGGCGGCGCTTAGTGATAATAACTGGACTGGCGAAGCAAGACGGTACCCTGAGGGGAGTTATCACGTCGAGGCGATAGCCTACGATAGTACGGGCATGGAGTCGCCCACGGCGTCGAGCGCCTTCGAGACGATATGGAGGCCCTACCCCGACGCCGCCTACATGGGGGATGATATCCCAGAGGTCATGACCGCCGGCGATCCTTATAGTGTTCACATTAACTATAGTAATACGGGCTATTTATCCTGGAATAGTAGTGGCGGTTACAGGCTTTCCCCGAGCGGCTCAACCATGAGTTTGCCGCCAATAGGACTGAATACCCAGGTTGAGCCTAACATTAGCCACGTTTTCAGCCTATCAATGGTAGCTCCTTCTCCGGGCGACTACACGGTGGGCTACAGGATGTGGTGTGCCGATTATGAGTGGTTTGGCGAAGAGTTTTCTAAAAAGGTGAAAGTGTTGGAGTCTTATCATGATGCCCGGGTAGTCTCGATGGACATGCCCGCAGAGATGACGGTGGGTGAGACTCGACTCGTTAGCATAGTCATGCAGAACATGGGGAGTGCTGCCTGGTTTGCCGAGGGGAACGGCAC from Methanocella conradii HZ254 harbors:
- a CDS encoding flavodoxin family protein translates to MRVFGISGSPRLGGTHYAVNYALDYLKDKGCETRYFSARGKDIRFCIHCDYCMKEKKGCIQKDGLAEFYEGMQWADGVVMGTPCYQGTLSGQLKAMMDRCRALVAKDPHVFKGKVGMGLAVGGDRNGGQEIAITLINNFFVINEMIPVSGGAFGANLGASLWSKDKGAEGVAADEEGLRSLRMTLKRFYGVLEERRMA
- a CDS encoding universal stress protein; this encodes MMFENILYATDFSESPFMLPCVGVVGKTRKIHLLHVVGEGARGDPAQFEHQMQEAKSFLEESLAGRGRGMEVDIHIMPGVPAHEICGVARRLNVSLIAVSYHRPGGGGDGATMDLIRNCDRSMLVMTPVSSNMVDKGSDAIDEYCVNLFRSVLCPIVGDPSLKLEAIRSLKEEARLGRIAFLCFSEDVSPMELMGEMKGVGLDSMAIKAEKSPLKEIMGAAEKVEASIIMVDARTEMGLALSLAGRSEVPMLILK
- the afpA gene encoding archaeoflavoprotein AfpA produces the protein MTIRIAWGITGCGDKIEAIVNLMIELKKKYGLKVDVYTSKNARLVLKWYKLWDLIKDEFYDIRAEVDANSPFLVGKLQTGHYDMLLVAPATANTTAKIAHGIADTLLSSAVAQAAKARVPVYIFPPDNKPGELETILPGGRTLTIYIREVDVENVEKIRKMESITVLDSVEGIRKAIEDFVNKKQ
- a CDS encoding phosphoglycolate phosphatase, translating into MIKAVVADIDGTLTDMQRRISVEAIVAIRKLPIPVVLASGNVICFMRAASKLIGASEAMIGENGGVVQVGYDSPPVVFADIEECRRAAALLQRRFPGLEQLDARYRLSELAFRRTVDANELRAALDMEYPSLEVVDTQFALHLKHKSVNKGTGLVNVASMMGFKPEEFAALGDSANDLPMFEAAGLGLAVGNAVPELKDVADYVAVKPYGEGAAEALRWLARQL